The proteins below come from a single Dryobates pubescens isolate bDryPub1 chromosome 16, bDryPub1.pri, whole genome shotgun sequence genomic window:
- the C1QTNF2 gene encoding complement C1q tumor necrosis factor-related protein 2, translating to MISAVLLLWTVPCVANHILGGFAKGELQEGPQLACSLPGPPGPPGPPGAPGTPGTVGRMGFPGKDGKDGKDGDKGEHGDEGPQGRTGNPGKPGPKGKAGAIGKAGPRGPKGLKGNPGKNGAPGKKGPKGNKGETGMPGPCTCNANKAKSAFSVAVSKSYPRERLPIKFDRILMNEGGHYNASSGKFICGIPGIYYFTYDITLANKHLAIGLVHNGQYRIKTFDANTGNHDVASGSTILSLKQEDEVWLQIFYSEQNGLFYDPYWTDSLFTGFLIYPDQDYLNEI from the exons ATGATCTCTgctgtcctcctcctctggaccgTGCCCTGTGTGGCAAACCACATCCTGGGGGGCTTTGCCAAGGGAGAGCTTCAGGAAGGTCCCCAGCTGGCATGCAGCTTGCCAGGACCCCCTGGGCCGCCTGGGCCCCCTGGTGCACCTGGGACTCCGGGGACAGTCGGTAGGATGGGCTTCCCAGGAAAAGATGGCAAGGATGGCAAGGATGGGGATAAAGGCGAGCACGGAGATGAAG GTCCACAAGGCAGAACAGGAAACCCCGGCAAGCCAGGACCAAAGGGGAAAGCAGGAGCTATTGGCAAAGCAGGCCCACGAGGGCCCAAGGGTTTGAAGGGTAATCCTGGAAAAAATGGGGCACCAGGAAAGAAAGGGCCCAAAGGGAACAAGGGAGAGACTGGGATGCCAGGACCCTGCACCTGTAATGCTAACAAAGCCAAATCTGCCTTCTCTGTGGCAGTCTCAAAGAGCTACCCAAGGGAAAGGCTGCCCATCAAATTTGACAGGATCCTGATGAATGAGGGAGGACATTACAATGCTTCCAGTGGGAAATTTATATGTGGCATCCCAGGTATTTACTACTTCACTTATGATATCACTTTGGCCAACAAACATTTGGCCATTGGCTTGGTTCACAATGGGCAGTATCGGATCAAGACCTTTGATGCCAACACAGGGAACCATGATGTTGCCTCTGGATCCACCATCCTTTCTCTGAAGCAGGAGGATGAGGTATGGCTGCAGATCTTTTACTCAGAACAAAATGGGCTTTTTTATGATCCTTACTGGACAGACAGCTTATTTACTGGCTTCCTGATATATCCTGATCAAGATTATCTCAATGAAATATAG